A window of Candidatus Rokuibacteriota bacterium contains these coding sequences:
- the secF gene encoding protein translocase subunit SecF, producing MLQIFVNANYDFVGKRRWFYLASGGLMLLSLVWIFFVGGLNYGIDFTGGALVQVRYDKPASVDLVRRGLDEIKLGNAVIQQFGDVQEYLIRLPQGGEKPDQLSKQVQDALSKTAGARVEIRRIEFVGPQVGRDLQLQALYAVLAGMAGILIYVALRFHFRDGVISVVAIAHDVIVTLGALSLTQREMSLPVLAALLTIVGYSINDTIVVFDRIRESRGKGLRKGQTVAELVNGAMNQTLSRTLLTAFTTFIAALVLLIYGGEVLRDFAFALVVGVVTGTYSSIAAASLVMDWETWSRARARPGGKVPAKAKA from the coding sequence ATGCTCCAGATCTTCGTCAACGCCAACTACGATTTCGTCGGCAAGCGGCGGTGGTTCTACCTGGCCTCGGGCGGCCTCATGCTCCTGAGCCTGGTCTGGATCTTCTTCGTGGGCGGGCTCAACTACGGCATCGACTTCACCGGCGGCGCGCTGGTCCAGGTCCGCTACGACAAGCCGGCGTCCGTGGACCTCGTGCGGCGCGGCCTCGACGAGATCAAGCTCGGAAACGCCGTGATCCAACAGTTCGGCGACGTTCAGGAGTACCTGATCCGGCTGCCCCAGGGCGGGGAAAAGCCAGACCAGCTGTCGAAGCAGGTGCAAGACGCCCTGTCGAAGACGGCGGGCGCCCGGGTCGAAATCCGTCGTATCGAGTTCGTGGGCCCGCAGGTGGGGCGGGACCTCCAGCTCCAGGCCCTGTACGCGGTCTTGGCGGGGATGGCGGGCATCCTGATCTACGTCGCCCTCCGCTTCCACTTCCGCGACGGCGTCATCTCCGTGGTCGCCATCGCCCACGACGTGATCGTCACGCTCGGCGCCCTGTCGCTGACTCAGCGGGAGATGTCGCTGCCCGTGCTCGCGGCGCTCCTGACCATCGTCGGTTACTCGATCAACGACACCATCGTGGTGTTCGACCGGATCCGGGAGAGCCGCGGCAAGGGCCTCCGCAAGGGGCAGACCGTGGCCGAACTGGTCAACGGGGCCATGAATCAGACCCTGTCCCGGACGCTCCTGACCGCATTCACGACCTTCATTGCGGCCCTGGTCCTCCTCATCTACGGGGGCGAGGTGCTGAGGGACTTCGCCTTTGCCCTCGTGGTCGGGGTGGTGACCGGCACTTATTCCTCCATCGCCGCGGCCTCCCTGGTCATGGACTGGGAGACTTGGAGCCGGGCCCGCGCACGGCCGGGGGGCAAGGTCCCAGCCAAGGCGAAGGCCTGA
- the secD gene encoding protein translocase subunit SecD, with protein sequence MTRRLWLRIGIVAVVAAVAVFYLYPPKKTINLGLDLQGGIHLVLGVDIDKALQVQTERAGDTARAALEKKGVGVKSIERRGVTELTVQLASPQAWADAQTVLKDLPIFDVKEADQAAGRLVLSMRPREVAAQREWFVKQGLETIRNRVDQFGVAEPSIQQQGDNRILVQLPGVQDPERAKALIGKTALLEFKLVNDGAGVEQAVAGQVPPGSELLYQRRVDKETKEERRVPFVVEKKALLTGADVANARVSIDQNTSEPYVSLELTGVGGRVFSDLTSANVGRRLAILLDGNLYSAPVIRERIPSGQAQITGGFNSEEATDLAIVLRAGALPAPVQILEERTVGPSLGADSIRKGIVSSAAAAIAVVLFMLVYYRLSGLVADVALALNLLILLAAMAGFHATLTLPGIAGVVLTIGMAVDTNILIFERIREELRTGKTVRAAIEAGFTRAFRTVIDTHVTVLVSAAILYQFGTGPVKGFAVTLAIGLLASLFTAVFFTRLVFDLMYMRGRRVESISI encoded by the coding sequence ATGACGCGGCGGCTCTGGCTCCGCATCGGTATCGTCGCCGTCGTCGCGGCGGTCGCGGTCTTCTACCTCTACCCGCCGAAGAAGACCATCAACCTCGGCCTCGACCTCCAGGGCGGCATCCACCTCGTGCTCGGCGTGGACATCGACAAGGCCCTCCAGGTGCAGACGGAGCGCGCCGGCGACACCGCGCGGGCCGCGCTGGAAAAAAAGGGTGTCGGCGTGAAGTCCATCGAGCGCCGCGGCGTCACTGAGCTCACCGTGCAGCTGGCGTCGCCGCAGGCCTGGGCCGACGCGCAGACCGTGCTCAAGGACCTGCCCATCTTCGACGTCAAGGAAGCCGACCAGGCCGCGGGTCGCCTCGTGCTTTCGATGCGGCCCCGAGAGGTGGCGGCGCAGCGCGAGTGGTTCGTGAAGCAGGGGCTCGAGACCATCCGCAACCGCGTCGACCAGTTCGGCGTGGCCGAGCCGTCCATCCAGCAGCAGGGCGACAACCGCATCCTCGTCCAGCTCCCCGGCGTGCAGGACCCCGAGCGGGCGAAGGCGCTCATCGGCAAGACCGCGCTCCTCGAGTTCAAGCTCGTCAACGACGGCGCCGGTGTCGAGCAGGCCGTCGCGGGGCAGGTGCCGCCGGGCTCGGAGCTCCTCTACCAGCGCCGCGTCGACAAGGAGACCAAGGAGGAGCGCCGGGTCCCCTTCGTGGTGGAGAAGAAGGCGCTGCTCACCGGCGCGGACGTTGCCAACGCCCGCGTGTCGATCGACCAGAACACGAGCGAGCCCTACGTCTCGCTCGAGCTGACCGGGGTCGGCGGCCGGGTGTTCTCGGACCTGACCTCGGCCAACGTGGGGCGGCGCCTGGCCATCCTCCTCGATGGCAACCTGTACTCGGCCCCGGTGATCCGCGAGCGCATTCCCTCGGGCCAGGCCCAGATCACGGGCGGCTTCAACTCCGAGGAGGCGACCGACCTCGCCATCGTTCTGCGCGCGGGCGCGCTGCCCGCGCCCGTGCAGATCCTCGAGGAGCGCACGGTCGGGCCCTCGCTCGGCGCGGATTCGATCCGCAAGGGCATCGTCTCCAGCGCCGCCGCGGCCATCGCCGTCGTGCTCTTCATGCTCGTGTACTACCGCCTCTCCGGGCTCGTCGCCGACGTGGCGCTGGCGCTCAACCTCCTGATCCTGCTGGCGGCCATGGCCGGTTTCCATGCCACGCTGACCCTGCCCGGCATCGCCGGCGTGGTGCTGACCATCGGCATGGCCGTGGACACGAACATCCTGATCTTCGAGCGGATCCGGGAGGAACTGCGGACCGGCAAGACGGTGCGCGCCGCCATCGAGGCCGGGTTCACGCGGGCCTTCCGCACCGTGATCGACACCCACGTCACCGTACTCGTCTCCGCGGCCATCCTCTACCAGTTCGGGACGGGGCCCGTGAAGGGCTTTGCCGTGACGCTGGCGATCGGCCTCCTGGCCAGCCTCTTCACGGCGGTGTTCTTCACCCGCCTCGTCTTCGACCTCATGTACATGCGCGGCCGCCGGGTCGAGAGCATCTCCATCTAG
- the yajC gene encoding preprotein translocase subunit YajC, with translation MVNFAYAAAQAPSGQGSGSMMVQLAFFAAIFAIFYFLLIRPQQKQKRERGTMLSAVKPGDRVVMSSGLHGTVVKLSEHGVTLKVADQVRLEFDRTAIGRIVPASGEGGASS, from the coding sequence ATGGTCAACTTCGCGTACGCCGCGGCGCAAGCGCCGAGCGGGCAGGGCAGCGGCTCGATGATGGTGCAGCTCGCGTTCTTCGCGGCGATCTTCGCCATCTTCTACTTCCTCCTGATCCGGCCGCAGCAGAAGCAGAAGCGCGAGCGCGGGACCATGCTGTCCGCCGTCAAGCCGGGCGACCGCGTGGTGATGTCGAGCGGGCTCCACGGCACCGTGGTGAAGCTCTCCGAGCACGGCGTCACCCTCAAGGTCGCCGACCAGGTGCGCCTGGAGTTCGACCGCACGGCAATCGGGCGCATCGTGCCCGCCTCGGGCGAGGGCGGCGCCTCCTCCTGA
- the tgt gene encoding tRNA guanosine(34) transglycosylase Tgt: protein MTARVRFELLRQDGAARAGRLTTPHGAVETPAFMPVATQGTVKSLSPADLRAAGAQIVLANTYHLFLRPGHELVREMGGLHRFMAWDGPILTDSGGFQVFSLSKLRRLGEEGVEFRSHIDGSLRLLTPEICVEIQHALGVDILHPLDECLPHPAPLGDTERSLALTLRWLGRSVAAHAAAGDGRALFGIVQGGGYEMLRRRAVEATCAYDLPGYAIGGLAVGETKSLLYDIAELVAGLLPAGRPRYLMGVGKPHDLVEAVARGVDLFDCVLPTRNARNGQVFTADGPLTITHARFTRDPEPLDAACPCETCQGFSRAYLRHLFLSRELLAYRLLSLHNLTFYLGLMAAMRRAVADGAFAPFRSRFLDRYGVESVGGSDPTSTQTEA, encoded by the coding sequence GTGACGGCGCGGGTCCGCTTCGAGCTGCTCAGGCAGGACGGCGCCGCGCGGGCCGGGCGGCTCACGACGCCCCACGGCGCGGTGGAGACGCCGGCCTTCATGCCGGTCGCGACGCAGGGCACGGTGAAGAGCCTGAGCCCGGCCGACCTGCGCGCCGCGGGCGCCCAGATCGTGCTGGCCAACACCTACCACCTCTTCCTGCGTCCCGGCCATGAGCTGGTGCGCGAGATGGGAGGGCTCCATCGGTTCATGGCCTGGGACGGGCCCATCCTGACCGACTCCGGCGGCTTCCAGGTCTTCAGCCTCTCGAAGCTCCGCCGGCTCGGGGAGGAGGGCGTCGAGTTCCGCTCGCACATCGACGGCTCGCTGCGGCTCCTGACGCCGGAAATCTGCGTGGAAATCCAGCACGCCTTGGGCGTGGACATCCTCCACCCGCTCGACGAGTGCTTGCCCCACCCGGCGCCCCTCGGCGACACGGAGCGCTCCCTGGCGCTGACGCTCAGGTGGCTCGGCCGCTCCGTGGCGGCTCACGCCGCGGCCGGCGACGGACGCGCGCTCTTCGGCATCGTCCAGGGCGGCGGGTACGAGATGCTGCGGCGCCGCGCCGTGGAGGCGACCTGCGCCTACGACCTGCCGGGCTACGCCATCGGGGGCCTGGCGGTGGGCGAGACGAAATCGCTCCTCTACGACATCGCGGAGCTCGTCGCCGGCCTCCTGCCGGCCGGCCGGCCGCGCTACCTGATGGGCGTGGGCAAGCCGCACGATCTGGTCGAGGCCGTCGCGCGCGGCGTGGATCTCTTCGACTGCGTCCTGCCGACGCGCAACGCCCGCAACGGGCAGGTCTTCACCGCCGACGGGCCGCTGACCATCACCCATGCGCGCTTCACGCGGGACCCCGAGCCGCTCGACGCCGCGTGCCCCTGCGAGACGTGCCAAGGCTTCTCGCGGGCGTACCTCCGGCATCTCTTCCTCTCGCGCGAGCTCCTCGCGTACCGGCTCCTGTCGCTGCACAACCTGACCTTCTACCTTGGTCTCATGGCGGCGATGCGACGCGCGGTTGCCGACGGCGCGTTCGCGCCATTCCGCTCTCGGTTTCTGGACCGATATGGGGTAGAATCCGTGGGCGGTTCGGACCCCACTTCGACACAGACGGAGGCCTGA
- the queA gene encoding tRNA preQ1(34) S-adenosylmethionine ribosyltransferase-isomerase QueA yields MDLTLFDYELPPERIAQEPAEPRDASRLLVLDRARGVREDARFSDLPRWLRAGDCLVVNESRVIPARLIGALEGDGRPVELLMLRALEGGRWEALVRPGKRCGLGARVTLAGGAARATVLEHRALGARAVEIEAPWPVDLLMERHGLPPLPPYIERHAAPKPEDWERYQTVYANEKGSVAAPTAGLHFTRPLLERLRAAGVEIHRVTLHVGAGTFRPIRAAEVEQHQLEPEAAEIPAATAEAVNRARAQGRRVIAVGTTTTRTLEWAADETGRVRTGRGGADLFIYPGYRFRVVDALVTNFHLPRSTLLLLVSAFAGRDRVLDVYRDAVALGYRFYSYGDAMLIL; encoded by the coding sequence ATGGATCTCACGCTGTTTGACTATGAGCTGCCTCCGGAGAGGATCGCGCAGGAGCCCGCGGAGCCGCGGGATGCCTCGCGGCTGCTCGTCCTGGATCGGGCGCGGGGGGTGCGGGAGGATGCGCGCTTCTCGGATCTGCCGCGCTGGCTCAGGGCGGGGGACTGCCTGGTCGTGAACGAGAGCCGGGTGATCCCGGCCCGGCTCATCGGCGCCCTCGAAGGGGACGGACGGCCTGTGGAGCTCCTGATGCTGCGTGCGCTCGAGGGCGGGCGCTGGGAGGCGCTGGTCCGCCCGGGGAAGCGCTGCGGCCTCGGCGCGCGCGTCACGCTCGCGGGAGGCGCGGCGCGCGCCACGGTGCTCGAGCACCGTGCCCTGGGCGCGCGCGCGGTCGAGATCGAGGCGCCGTGGCCTGTCGACCTGCTGATGGAGCGCCACGGCCTGCCGCCGCTGCCGCCCTATATCGAGAGGCACGCTGCGCCCAAGCCGGAGGACTGGGAGCGCTACCAGACGGTCTATGCGAACGAGAAGGGCTCGGTGGCGGCGCCCACTGCCGGACTTCACTTCACTCGCCCGCTGCTCGAGCGCCTGCGCGCGGCGGGTGTCGAGATCCATCGCGTCACCCTCCACGTGGGAGCCGGGACCTTCCGGCCGATCCGCGCGGCCGAGGTCGAACAGCACCAGCTCGAGCCGGAGGCGGCGGAGATCCCGGCAGCGACGGCCGAGGCCGTCAATCGCGCGCGCGCCCAGGGCCGCCGGGTCATAGCGGTGGGCACCACCACCACGCGCACCCTCGAGTGGGCCGCCGACGAGACCGGCCGGGTCCGCACGGGCCGCGGCGGCGCCGATCTCTTCATCTACCCCGGTTATCGCTTCCGGGTCGTCGACGCCCTCGTCACCAACTTCCACCTGCCGCGCTCGACCCTTCTGCTCCTTGTCTCAGCCTTCGCCGGCCGCGACCGGGTGCTCGACGTCTACCGCGACGCCGTCGCCCTAGGGTACCGCTTCTATTCCTACGGCGACGCCATGCTGATCCTGTGA
- a CDS encoding tRNA-binding protein: MAITWVDFERVDMRVGVVVDAQPFPEARRPALKLWIDFGPLGVKRSSAQITERYAPAALVGRRVIAVVNFPPKQIGSFVSEVLVLGAYDEDGHVILLRPDFDVSPGSKIG, from the coding sequence ATGGCGATCACGTGGGTCGATTTCGAGCGGGTGGACATGCGCGTGGGCGTCGTCGTCGACGCCCAGCCCTTTCCCGAGGCCAGGCGGCCCGCCCTCAAGCTCTGGATCGACTTCGGCCCGCTGGGCGTGAAGCGCTCGAGCGCCCAGATCACGGAGCGCTACGCGCCTGCTGCGCTCGTGGGCCGGCGCGTGATCGCCGTGGTCAACTTCCCGCCCAAGCAGATCGGGTCGTTCGTGTCGGAGGTGCTTGTGCTAGGCGCGTACGACGAGGACGGGCACGTGATCCTGCTGCGTCCTGACTTCGACGTTTCTCCGGGCTCGAAAATCGGGTAG